ATGggacttcttctcctcctcctcctcctcctctcagacacgTGTCCTTCGTGGACTGCCCCGGTCACGACATTTTGATGGCGACCATGTTGAACGGCGCCGCCGTCATGGACGCCGCCCTCCTGCTCATCGGTGAGTCCGTGTCcctcgccgccgcctcctccggtGTAACTCTGCCGAGGTCTGACTGTTGCTTCTCGTCTCCGCCGGCCAGCGGGTAACGAGTCGTGTCCTCAGCCCCAGACGTCGGAGCACCTGGCGGCCATCGAGATCATGAAGCTGAAGCACATCCTGATCCTGCAGAACAAGATCGACCTGGTGAAGGAGAGCCAGGCCAAGGAGCAGTACGAGCAGATCCTCGCCTTCGTGCAGGGTGAGCGCTCCCACGTCGATGCACCTCCTTTTGAAAGAGGGAAACCACAAACTGATTTGGTTTTGATGACGTCATATCTCAATAATAATTAAGCTACGGCTTCTGTTGCGTAATCTCCGTCGAGGTCGGACTGGAGTCCTCAACCACCTCTTTGAAAGATGGCTGAGGAGTGTTGGCTCTCCTCCAACGTGTGAACTTTATAAACAGAAGACGCACGTTTTATCGTGTGATACGATGAAGCCCACGGCGAGTCGGGAgatctccctccatccatctggAGCCTCGTTCAGGCTGTTCCCAGATCAGCTGTCTGACGAGAATAAGATGGAAATGAAGCGTTGCTCTATATTTTTCAAATTCCCTGAGTAATAACATTTTCGTTTTAAGTACTTCAAAATTCttcgattttttttgtttgtattttagacgctcttttttattttacgcCCACGATGTAATGTGGCATTTAAATGGGTTTCGTTTTGACTCTGTAACGGTGATGCTGAAAAATAGATTTAACAAGTACTTTAAAATTCTTAgatattttgtaatttatttagtatttttgagtatttttttatttattatgccCACGATGTAATGTGGCATTTAAATGGGTTTAGTTTTGAATCTAAATTGATGTGATGcagaaaaaagtattttttcaaaTTCCTTgagtaaacacattttttaagcaCTTTCAGATTCCaagatattttttaatttctttattattttagattttatttttattttttacgccACGATGTAATGTAgcatttaaatgaattaaatgggTTTAGTTCTGACAGATAagtcttattttattattattatcttattactCAGTTATTCCATGAAACAATCAGTTACTCCttagttgtttgtattttaactcttgtgttgccttcgggtcattttgacccgaatcaatattacaccctcccccagccttcggattaatttgaccccattcaatgtttaatgtcggtgttctttcggcagtcaacaaacaaacataaagtgcctcacacttaaacttggaaaacaatattaattctaataattttctggaggtttaaattgctggcgtcaaatttaacacaaagggtaaaatatgttagtaaatataaagttaacaggagggtgaaacattgaatcgggtcaaaatgacccataggcggggggagggtgtaatattgattcgggtcaaaatgacccgaaggcaacacaagggttaagaacaaATATTGAAACCTATTTCAGCCGGGTCCCCAACGCGACTCGCGTTGCCGTCAAGGAACCCGTCTGCTCTCTGTAACTCTCGCCTCCTCGTCTTGACGCTTGTCCTCAGGCACGGTGGCCGAGGGCGCCCCCATCATTCCCATCTCCGCGCAGCTGAAGTACAACATCGAGGTGGTCTGCGAGTACATCGTGAAGAAGATCCCGGTGCCCATCAGAGACTTCATCTCCGAGCCGCGGCTCATCGGTGAGGAAGTCCCGCGCCGCTCGTCTGCTCCCCGTTTGGGTTTTTAACACGGCGCGTTTTCAGTCATCAGGTCGTTCGACGTCAACAAGCCGGGCTGCGAGGTGGACGACctgaaagggggcgtggccggagGGAGCATCCTGAAGGGCGTCCTCAAGGTGACGTGGGGCGGACAACGAGCGTTTATATTTTAAACACCAAGAGAAACAAATTGATGACATTTGGCCGATGCAATaacctcgtcctctctctcctcctccaggtgggccaGGAGATCGAGGTGCGACCCGGTATCGTGTCCAAAGACAACGAGGGGAAGCTGATGTGCAAACCCATCTTCTCCAAGATCGTCTCTCTGTTCGCCGAGCACAACGACCTGCAGTACGCTGCCCCTGGTGGCCTCATAGGTACGtacagggagagggagagagaggagagagagagggagagagagggagacacagagaaagagatagagacagatgcacagagaaagggagagagatacaaggacagatggagagagataaagacacagagagagagagagatggagagagagtcaaagacagacagacagacagagggagagagacagagacaaacacacagcccccccccccctcatcgaCCCCTCCTGTGTGCAGGTGTGGGCACTAAGATCGACCCCACGCTGTGCCGCGCGGACCGTATGGTCGGTCAGGTGCTGGGCGCCGTCGGCGCGCTGCCGGAGATCTTCACCGAGCTGGAGATATCCTACTTCCTGCTGCGGCGGCTGCTGGGCGTCCGCACGGAGGGCGACAAGAAGGCCGCCAAGGTAAGGGCTCACGGCGCCGCCCACGCGTCCCCACGACGACGTGGAACACGGAGCCTGAACGCCTCGCGTCTCCCTTCAGGTCCAGAAGCTCTCCAAGAACGAGGTGCTGATGGTCAACATCGGCTCGCTGTCGACGGGCGGCCGCGTCAGCGCCGTGAAGGCCGACCTCGCCAAGATCAACCTCACCAACCCCGTCTGCACGGAGGTCGGGGAGAAGATCGCCCTGAGCCGCCGCGTTGAGAAGCACTGGCGGTGAGGAGTGGTCATTATATATTCATTAAACGTTattatactatttatatatagtctGGGTCGAGACGTCTGTTAGGTTCATGGTATAATGGCTTGGACAAAATGATTGAAACACCTGCTGGGTATACATGGTATAATGGCTTGTCTGattggctcctcctcttttttgttTCTCAGTCTGATTGGATGGGGGCAGATCAGGAGGGGCGTGACCATCACACCAACATTGGACGACGACTGAGGAGGCAGCTCCGCCTCCCGTCAGCCGGACATCACACATCACAACCATCgcactcttcttctttcttttcttttttttctcccacaaGGAAAGAAGGGAACAGGACATTTCGGGGTTTTAAcgactcctgctcctcctcctcctcctcctcctcagcgacACAAGGAGGTCCAGTTAAGCCTTTCTaccaggtttttttatttttattttttttgtgactgcaggagaagaaaggaggaagaggaggatgaagaagagagaggagattcATTCAGTACAGAAATGATTTCAGTCGAatctaataaaatacatttggaaGAAATGTTTGGTTTCATTTCGTTGCAGCTGAAAATACaagtttacctttttttaaatgtcaaactgACTTAATACTTGAGTGTcttgattaataataatagtgtaataataggtttatttaatcttttacaagaaatatattttgataagATCAAAGCTTATGTTATTTTTCAACGGTGTATAACCgtggacaaaataatagaaacacatCATAGTATAATGCTATAgtcatatgatatataatatatatatatatcatgttacTATATTaatcctaatatatatataattatcacACCCATTATGCTATTAGgcgtttgtatatttttttaatcaaaaatatttaatttatatgtaaatcaaaaatatttctaagtatatatatatatttacaccatgtgtatatacatatataactatgtatatataaaatagaaatcatatttatatatatgaaatgcACTATTATGCATAAATACTTTTAGTTTTTGATGCAATACGTTTGTACTTGTTCTTGCATGAATAATATTTATACTCAGTTGTATAACTACTATCACTGGAGTACttctgggggtgcgcgagctgcctctagggggtgcgcgagaggaaaaatgtaatggtggtctaatggtgggtgtaataaattaaaacattctcagggctcaatgtcgtcattgtcattTCGTCCAGTGgcgtggcgtccctaggctaaagccccggatttttttaattaaaaaaattaaaaataaaaataaaaaaacaaaacacaagtggttaacacctccaggtccattcacacccattcacatTCAGCAGCGCAGCAGAGTCAGCAGGCAGCAGCAGGCACGTAACAGCAAGTGTTGAGTGTTCTATGTCTTCGctgctcactcttcttcttttgcttcCAGCGCCGCTGCTCGCCGCCCGCTCAACGCTCCCCTCGCATTGTGCGTTTTTTTTCTGGTGGGTTTTTTTggtgtgtgggggattggggatTGAAAAGATCTGGATGTAAGAAGGGGTGGGGCCCTGCTCTAAAGGAAAGTACTCAAGCTGAAGAGCGACGTTTGCAACGTTGACTGAAGGCGGAGCGGCACTTCCGGGTCGACCCACCTGACGAGCACGCGACGTGACGTCACCAGGTGGTAAACTGAGTCCAGTTGGAGAAAAGCAGCGCGAGGTAAAGCGCGAGGCGTGTGATTTACTTCATGCACggtttctgtttttattcattatAACTGTGTATCTCGGAAAcggaccctgaacgcatcacgaattgacaaaaacacttttaaaattatttatttattaattttaacaTCATTTGGGTTTGTTTTGGGGCTCAGCGCGTCACACCGTCACATGGAGTCTGCAGGTAAGAAACTGTACTGTAGTACATGTACACGTCTAGTTTTGTTGTAAATGTACAACTAAAACCAGTTATTTATGTCTTTGAGGTTCAGAGGCCACTTCCTGTGTTGAAGAACTTAAGATCCagaataattattttttgttaacttttaATAAAGTCTGTAAaacaacttttttaaatgtttaaagggggtttattacatttttatagttTGATTTATAAGATGGAGTGATCGAGGTACTAATAACCTATATTCACATGAatctaatttaattaaatttacaATACTAATACATTATCTCTTTTATTTAGAACCCTTAATTATTCTAAAGATCTAGGTATTAAATGTTCTATATAACTATAAATATGTCTATGAATTAATGCAATGGAAattgatttaatttatttttaatgataaAAGTTGTTTTCATTAATATGTTTACATCATGTAtctgtttatattattataatactggATATTTGAAAGTACATgtgtttaaaaacaacattttgtttaaaaaattaaatgtataataaaATCTATTTTGACAGCTTAATTTCTAATAAAAACGTGACATTAACTCTCCTTTTATATTTAGTCGACTGATATTTATGGTTTAAGATTTctgtctttatctttatttcacCTAATCGCAAAAGGCTTATTTCCCTTTTTATAGGTTTATGTCCCTCTGAGGGTTCATTTAATGGACTTTTATACAAATTTAATGAATCTATTCACAATAATTGAATATTCATAACCTTGTTAACATGCAAATAGCCACTTAATTTGTACTTAACTTGAATAATAGCATTTGTAAtgaattaatcttaatttaatcAGTTTACTCTCCTCTCATTGGTCAGAAGGTCAAAGGGGGCGGGACGGAGGCGGTCCGAGGCGGTCCCCTCTGGACCTCATCATGAACCAGATCCGCAGGAAGCGCTCGGCCCCGGACAGGAAGCCGCTGGGACGCTTCCTGTCCCGGGACCGGACGGGGATCCCGGAGGacggggaggcggaggagagaggacccgGAGCCGGACCCGGACCCGGACCCGGTTCAGGTCTGTGCCGGTTCACATGGTCTTCAGTCCATGAActagtaaataaataaacgagGTGGAAGATGAAATAAAATTCATATCTTCAAAGACTCtattgatatatacatatctttatttattcatgtgtatatatttcaggcatgagaatccctcacctttcggcgaaattcgccgttttgaaaccaaaataggtgacttacgtgaatcgtgtagatccgaagagtttttgttttggggggggggcggtcaattggccggccggcgtttatgagattggagtgggacacggagaaaatgtggagtggtgctcttcgcaatagaacatctttgatgggacgtgtcgcgtctcggccaatcagcgtcaagatgtcttcagtgTTTGGTAgtttaggttagcttgtatgttagccgctacatctgttgctgtcacgctgcacggtgtagcgatactaacaaagtacccgtacgttaagagcgatgtgatttagcatatttttagtctcgatacttcattaaaagagcgcgggatcagagcgcacgcgctgctccgtgtcaagctgtctgcgcacactgcgcagcgctaacagagaggggcgttaagtggcggaattgtcggctttaaaaataaaaataaaaaaagatgccagaagtgaaatgtttaagttcagtctgtaaagttctgtaactctatagctgctcatcctgatgcactctgtatcatctggtcagagactaacggcctcatagtgtataatcaatgctatgatggctccatgtagtttcattaatatcttgtaggctcatactaatattactgccatttgttaagtgttgaaaaagttggtaaaaagtgaaccatacagatattttatttattactattatagataaatataccagtgtcttatttatggtatactgtttttattgtattgtatcagtatcatgatatttatggcaggtatggtataagatcgtgacaaccaggtagaggcagaacagactcgaggaacagcagagctcaagacttgaagacttgttcacgccaaaaaaaaaggaagttggttcatgaatgaccatattatacacaatattactattattatagggcccgatcaccagaatggaggacctacagacagggatggattaacaaacgggcctaccgggcccaggcccaggggcccatgagctcagggggcccctgagccagagcctccgcgcgtgacgtcgctgttattaacattgtattgatatgaatatgatgatatgacacgatgcgccgtagccggtatatgctaggcttaagtcattcatgtcagtaacagggccccaatagtcctactgagggatggattaccgaacgagcctaccggcaccaggggcccatgagctcagggggcccctaagccagagcctctgcgtgaagtctctgttattaactttgtattgatatgatacgatccgtagttccatacggactgttttgttagctatgtgggttttttttgcggggagggggggggccttgacacatccaggcccaggggcccgtggtttcttaatccgtccatgcctacagattatcatacaacgtccaacatcgatgttcgtggaagtcaccagcaccccccccccccccccgcgcgcgcgcctatccttctcacctttttcactcctgacccgttttcatgcctgatatttatatacacttatatttttatacatctatttatttttatatataaatctttttttatttgttcatttattgaTATGgttaaacataaaaacaaatgtataactatattagtaaatagttatttatttatctatttatactTCTacatatctttatttattcatatatatatatttatgaagatGAATGCActgaagaaaagaggaagacgTTGAAGTTAAGAGATGAAGGAAAGGTGAAAAAAATTAAGCCTCATTtggttgaagtgtgtgtgtgtgtgtgtgtgtgtgtgtgtgtgtgtgtgtgtgtgtgtgtgtgtgtgtgtgtgtgtgtgtgtgtgtgtgtgtgtgtgtgtgtgtgtgtgtgtgtgtgtgtgtgtgtgtgtgtgtgcgtgtgtgtgtgtgtgtgtgtgtgtagccgcgGTGGGCGAGCGTGAGGCCGGCtggggccgtgtgtgtgtgttcctgcagcGTTTGGGGAAGAAGGCCGACAGCAGGAGCCTCAGTCTGGCCCACTGTGACCTCACCGCCACGGACCTGCTGGAGTCAGGTGACCACGCCCCTTTATGCTTCAATACCTGTGACCACGCCCCTTCTGATTCAATTCCTGTGACCACGCCCCTTTCTTCTTAAATGGAGTCAGTGTGggtttttataaaatatttttatttaattttttttccttgaagaaaagaaaacaaatttgttttatatatttataattttatattttataattttgtataaaatatatactatatatagttttaatagagattgaattgaattttgtATATGTTCTTCCTTTTAGACGTTGCATGtcacaaaaataaattaataattaaaaattcattataataaaaataaaaaacgtttttatatttgaatatatttgatTAATCTTGAAagaattttttatattttaaattgaatAGGCAAAATAATTCACATAGCATAATCTCACGACAATATAATGTTACCGGttataaatacacaacatcaTATTATTCagaatgtttatatttaatataaatgtttCGATCAAAGTGAAGAGTTGCATGAACGTggctcatcttcctcctcagcgACGTTGCTCCAGTTCCTCcctcagctggaggaggtggacgtCTCCTGGAACGAGCTGATTGGTGGATGTCTGACAGCGCTGACCTCTCACCTCCAGGAAGTGGGCGGGATCAGAGCGCTGAGGCTCTGCAGCTGCCGGCTGAACGCCGCCGACATCACTGCACTGGGTAGgtgtctctcctgaccaccagggggcgattcctctggttgtatagaagtctatgcttcatgtgttaaagctgcattctctctcctgaccaccagggggcgactcctctggttgtatagaagtctatgcttcatgtgttagagctgcattctctctcctgaccaccagggggcgactcctctggttgtatagaagtatatgcttcatgtgttagagctgcattctctctcctgaccaccagggggcgactcctctggttgtatagaagtctatgcttcatgtgttgaagctgcattctctctcctgaccaccagggggagactcctctggttgtatagaagtctatgcttcatgtgttaaagctgcattctctctcctgaccaccagggggagactcctctggttgtatagaagtccatgcttcacgtgttaaagctgcattctctctcctgaccaccagggggcgactcctctggttgtatagaagtctatgcttcatgtgttgaagctgcattctctctcctgaccaccagggggagactcctctggttgtatagaagtctatgcttcatgtgttaaagctgcattctctctcctgaccaccagggggagactcctctggttgtatagaagtctatgcttcatgtgttaaagctgcattctctcttctgaccaccagggggagactcctctggttgtatagaagtccatgcttcacgtgttgaagctgcattctctctcctgaccaccaggtgaAGCTCTCGCCTACATCCCCCTCCTGGAGGTCCTCGATCTGTCCTGGAACGGCGGCGTCGGCGGTGCCGCTTTGCAAGGCCTGCTGGGTAATCTTCCCCCTCCGCTGAGGGAGCTCCACCTGGTGGCCTGCCAGCTCACTGCGGCCGACGCCGCCGCACTGGGTACTGACTTCCACCTGCAGAGGAAGGGATATCTGCTCCCGTGTCAGatttcctacatttcccacaatgcaccgggAGGGAACGCCCGTTGCGTAACGTCTCGTGTCCCGCTGTCTCAGGGGAGACGTTGTCCGGCGTCTCCAGCCTGCGTGCGCTGGACGTCTCCTGCAACCCTCAGCTGGCGCAGGAAGTGGGCGGCGGCGCCGGCTTCGGGGCGCTGGCCGCCGCCCTCTCGCACGCCGCCGCCCTCGCCACGCTGCGGCTGCAGGCCTGCGGGCTGACGCCGGCCGGCCTCCACGCCCTCGGTACGGAACGCCGGACGCTTTCTTTTGTCGATCGCAGATAATCGCATGAAAACTAAGACTGtggttggccccgcccccctcaggTGGgtcgctccgcctcctccccgccGTGCGACACTTGGACCTGTCCGGTAACAAAGCTCTGGCCGGAGGCCTGGCCCGCCTCACGCCACACCTGGCTCACCTGGCACACCTGGAGAGCCTCGACCTCCACCGGTGCCGCCTCACGCGCCCCGACCTGGAGgccctgagtgagtgtgtgagtgtgtgtgtgtgtgtgtgtgtgtgcgtgcgtgagtgtgtgagtgtgtgtgtatgagtgtgtgtgtgtgtgtatgtgtgcgtgtgtgtgagtgtgtgtgtatgtgggtgtgtgagtgtgtgtgtgtgtgtgtgtgtgtgtgtgtgtgagtgtgtgtgtgtgtgtgtgtgtgtgtgtgtgagtgtgtgtatgtgtgagtgtgtgtgtgtgggcggatatgtgtgagtgtgtgtgagtgtgtgtatgtgtgtgtgtgtgtgtgtgtgtgagtgtgtgtgtgtgtgtatgtgtgtgtgtgagtgtgtgtgtgtgtatgtgtgcgtgtgtgtgtgtgagtgtgtgtgtgtatgtgtgtgagtgtgtgtatgtgtgtgagtgtgtgtgtgtatgtgtgtgtgtgtatgtgtgtgagtgtgtgtgtatgtgtgtgtgtgtgtgtgtgtgtgtatgtgtgtgtgtgtgtgtgtgtgtgtgtgtgtgtgtgtgtgtgtgtgtgtgtgaggtcatcaGTCCCGTGACCCCCCCGTTGTCTCCAGTCCAGGTTCTTCCGTCTCTGTCGTCGCTGACGAAGCTCGACGTGTCGTCCAATAAGGAGGCAGGGGGCGTGGTCAGCCGGCTGGTCGCCGCCCTCCCTCTGACACAGATGAGGCATCTGCCGCTGAACAGCTGCAGCCTGAACCCCGAGTCCTTCACCTccctgggtacacacacacatacacacacagacacacacacatacacacacagacacacagacactgacacacacacacacacacactgacacacacacacacacacacactgacacacacacacacacacacacacacacacacacacacacacacacacacacacacacacacacacacacacacactgacacacacacacacacacacacacacacacacacagacacacacacactgacacacacagacacacacactgacacacacacacacacacacacactgacacacacacagacacacacacacacacacacactgacacacacacacacacacacacacacacacacacacacacacacacacagacacacacacagacacacacacactgacacacacacgcacacacactcagacacacacacacacactactggtcCTCCTTTTGAGACGATTTTATATGTATTGCATTTTCCtgcttacctgtgtgtgtgtgtgtgtgtgtgtgtgtgtgtgtgtgtgtgtgtgtgtgtgtgtgtgtgtagctctggCCGTGCCCTACCTGCACAGTGTGGACGTGTCGTGGTGTAAGGAGGTCGGGGGTCGTCTGGTCCTCCTGCTCGACGCCCTGCAGCCGGCCGTCGTCCTGGAGCTCCGCCTCAGCAGCTGTGAGCTGACCACGGACGACCTGCGCCACCTCGgtaacacacgcgcacacgcacacacacacactcagacacacgcacacgcacacacacacacacacacacacgcgcacacacacacactcagacacacacacacacacacgcgcacacacacacactcagacacgcacacgcacacacacacacgcgcacacacacacactcagacacacacgcacacacacacacacacacacacaccctgacgcTGTCCTCCCCGCAGCGGCCGCCTGCAGCCGCGGCTCCTTGTCGTCGCTGCGCTCGCTGGACGTGTCGTACAACGGCGGCGTGGAGGCCGGCGGCTGGGCCGCCCTGTTGGCGGCGGGGGGGCTGTCCTCGCTGCGGGACGTCGACCTCAGCCTGCGACCTTCGACCTCCGCGCCCTGCTCGGCCTGGCTGCCGGCGCTGCTGGGCGCCGTGCCCCGCCTCCCGGCGCTGACACGCCTGGCGCTGCAGCGCTGGACCGCCGGCTCCCGGGACCGGCAGCGGCTGGACGGCGtcctgaagaagaggagcgtCCGGCTGGAGTGGGACGCGCTCGAGGCTACCGAGGAAGAGTAGAGCCTCAAACGCCTGGAGACGACCTTCAAAGGTCACTGAGGGGGAACTGAGCGGAGACATCCGAGCTTTGGTTTTCCTGGAGattgaagacatttaaaatcaaaaatatttaattttcttaattTGTATTGAACACATAGAAGTACAGAACACTCAATTAAATTAAGGatttattcattatatatatatatatatagtaactaatatatttatatatatatatgaataaataaataaataaaaatattatatatatgcagtatataaaatatatatgtattatatataagaaataaattagcgatatatttatacatatatatgtatatgtatttagcAAAGTTATATTGTTTTCATGTCACCTGATTTATATCTTTTGTTGTAacgagggaataaatcaagatttTTTTctcatacaaccagaggagtcgccccctggtggtgagtagagagaatgcagctttaacacatgaagcatagacttctatacaaccagaggagtcgccccctggtgaccAGGAGAGGAAATAACTGCCGTCTTCTATGAGTTAATCTCAATAGTTTTCCGttattctaaaaatatatataatttcataAGATCTTGATCGGGCGATCCGGTTTGATGAAATACGCCTCTTGGCATTCACAGGCGTCTCTTACGCCCTTAAAATACGTGCActgaatattttaatatgaataaaatgtaaatttacTTTGAGACTTCTTGACTTTCAGTTCTTTTGGttgaattgttttattttagttCATCTGACACGTTTGTGCACAAAGTCTCTGGCATGAGGTCCTGAGGCTCAGCAGGACTCAGAGGGTCTGGCTCCCAGTGGGCGGAGGAGGCGTGgtggcgtggaggaggaggcgtggtgGCGTGGAGGAGGCGTAGTGCCTCCTCAGACTGTGCGAGGCCTCGGCGAGGAGCGCCCGGCCGTCCACCTCGTACGGGCTGACGTCCGTCTGCTCCGCAGGAAGCCGGCC
The Pseudoliparis swirei isolate HS2019 ecotype Mariana Trench chromosome 16, NWPU_hadal_v1, whole genome shotgun sequence DNA segment above includes these coding regions:
- the eif2s3 gene encoding eukaryotic translation initiation factor 2 subunit 3, with amino-acid sequence MAGDEFGTTLGQPHLARQDLRSLNVSTLTPLSREIISRQATINIGTIGHVAHGKSTVVKAISGVHTVRFKNELERNITIKLGYANAKVYKLDDPSCPRPECYRSCGSSTPDEFLSDIPGTKGNFKLVRHVSFVDCPGHDILMATMLNGAAVMDAALLLIAGNESCPQPQTSEHLAAIEIMKLKHILILQNKIDLVKESQAKEQYEQILAFVQGTVAEGAPIIPISAQLKYNIEVVCEYIVKKIPVPIRDFISEPRLIVIRSFDVNKPGCEVDDLKGGVAGGSILKGVLKVGQEIEVRPGIVSKDNEGKLMCKPIFSKIVSLFAEHNDLQYAAPGGLIGVGTKIDPTLCRADRMVGQVLGAVGALPEIFTELEISYFLLRRLLGVRTEGDKKAAKVQKLSKNEVLMVNIGSLSTGGRVSAVKADLAKINLTNPVCTEVGEKIALSRRVEKHWRLIGWGQIRRGVTITPTLDDD
- the lrrc31 gene encoding leucine-rich repeat-containing protein 31 isoform X2, which produces MCIYFRHENPSPFGEIRRFETKIAAVGEREAGWGRVCVFLQRLGKKADSRSLSLAHCDLTATDLLESATLLQFLPQLEEVDVSWNELIGGCLTALTSHLQEVGGIRALRLCSCRLNAADITALGEALAYIPLLEVLDLSWNGGVGGAALQGLLGNLPPPLRELHLVACQLTAADAAALGETLSGVSSLRALDVSCNPQLAQEVGGGAGFGALAAALSHAAALATLRLQACGLTPAGLHALGGSLRLLPAVRHLDLSGNKALAGGLARLTPHLAHLAHLESLDLHRCRLTRPDLEALIQVLPSLSSLTKLDVSSNKEAGGVVSRLVAALPLTQMRHLPLNSCSLNPESFTSLALAVPYLHSVDVSWCKEVGGRLVLLLDALQPAVVLELRLSSCELTTDDLRHLAAACSRGSLSSLRSLDVSYNGGVEAGGWAALLAAGGLSSLRDVDLSLRPSTSAPCSAWLPALLGAVPRLPALTRLALQRWTAGSRDRQRLDGVLKKRSVRLEWDALEATEEE
- the lrrc31 gene encoding leucine-rich repeat-containing protein 31 isoform X1, giving the protein MESAEGQRGRDGGGPRRSPLDLIMNQIRRKRSAPDRKPLGRFLSRDRTGIPEDGEAEERGPGAGPGPGPGSAAVGEREAGWGRVCVFLQRLGKKADSRSLSLAHCDLTATDLLESATLLQFLPQLEEVDVSWNELIGGCLTALTSHLQEVGGIRALRLCSCRLNAADITALGEALAYIPLLEVLDLSWNGGVGGAALQGLLGNLPPPLRELHLVACQLTAADAAALGETLSGVSSLRALDVSCNPQLAQEVGGGAGFGALAAALSHAAALATLRLQACGLTPAGLHALGGSLRLLPAVRHLDLSGNKALAGGLARLTPHLAHLAHLESLDLHRCRLTRPDLEALIQVLPSLSSLTKLDVSSNKEAGGVVSRLVAALPLTQMRHLPLNSCSLNPESFTSLALAVPYLHSVDVSWCKEVGGRLVLLLDALQPAVVLELRLSSCELTTDDLRHLAAACSRGSLSSLRSLDVSYNGGVEAGGWAALLAAGGLSSLRDVDLSLRPSTSAPCSAWLPALLGAVPRLPALTRLALQRWTAGSRDRQRLDGVLKKRSVRLEWDALEATEEE